Genomic window (Gemmatimonadaceae bacterium):
GAGCACCGGAAACACACTCTGCTCCGGCTCGCGCCACCACAGCGAGTACTCGCTTTGCAGCGCCGCCACCGGCTGCACCGCATGCGCACGCCGAATCGTGGACGCCCCCGCCTCCGACATGCCGAAGAACCGCACCTTGCCCTCGGCGATCAGATCCCGCACCGTGCCAGCCACCTCTTCAATGGGCACCTGCGGATCGACGCGGTGCTGGTAGTAGAGGTCGATGCACTCCACACCGAGGCGCCGCAGGGAGCCCTCGAGTGAGCTCCGGATGTGCGCGGGCCGGCTGTTCACACCACCGCGATTCTCGCCGGTCACCGGATCGATATCGAAGCCGAACTTCGTGGCGATGATGACCTGCTCGCGATACGGCGCCAGCGCCTCACCGAGCAGCGACTCATTGGCGAACGGGCCATAGGCTTCCGCGGTATCGAAGAACGTCACACCCTGTTCCACCGCGGCGTGCAGCAGCGCGATCGCGTCGGCGTGATCAGTCGGGGGACCAAAACCAAAGCTGAGCCCCATGCAGCCGAGGCCGAGGGTGGAAACCTGCAGGCCGCTGTGGCCAAGGGATCGTGTCTGCATCGCGGGTGTCTCCGGGTACGTGGGCGGGTCGTTGAGAGAAGCAACCTCGCCGCCACCCGGCGGGCTACTTGCCGCCGCGCACCGGACCGGTAAGTTGAGGTGACCAATGACCGACGAACTGGACGGCTTGGCGACGTTTGTCGCACTCGCCGAGACCCGCGGCTTTCGCGCCGCCGCCGAGCAGCTGGGCATCAGCCACTCGGCGGTGAGCCAGGCGATTCAGCGGCTCGAGGCGCGGCTGGGTGCTCCCCTCGTGCGGCGCTCCACGCGCAGCGTGCAGCTCACCGAGGCAGGCGCCCGCTACTACGCGGCGGCCCGCTCGGCGCTCTCGGCGGTGCGGGAGGCTGCGGCCGCGGTGAGCGAGCTCGGCGACACACCGCAGGGGACGCTCCGCCTGCACGCCGCGAGCCCCGCCGTGATGATGATGAGCGAAGCCCTGCTGCCCGCGTTCCTCGCCGACCACCCCGCCGTGCGGCTCGAGCTCGTCGTGAGCGAGTCGCCGGTCGATCTCATCGCCGAAGGGTTCGACGCCGGCATTCAGTTGGGGGAAGTGATCGAGCAGGACATGATCGCCGTGCCGGTCTCGGGCGACCTGCGCATGGTCGTGATTGGTGCGCCACGCTATTTCGAGCAGCACGGGACGCCCCGGCATCCCCGCGACCTGCTGAAACATGCATGTCTCAACTGGCGCGCCTCACCGACCGCCGCGCCGTACAAGTGGGAGTTCACCGAAGGCGGCCGAGAGTTCAGTGTGGCGGTGCCGGCGCGGGTGCTCTCGACGTCATCGATCGTCAATCGCCGCCTCGCGGTGGCCGGGTTGGGCGTCACGATGGCCATTGACGGCCACGTCCGCGACGAGCTGGCGCGGGGCGAGCTGGTGACGGTGCTCGACAAGTTCTGCGAGCCGTTCACCGGCTACGCGCTCTACTATCCGCAACGCAAACAGGCCTCACGAGCACTCCAGGCGCTGATCGACCACGTGAAACGGTGGCGCGTGGCGGAGCGGCGGAAGCGGCGGTGACGGGTCGTTCCCTATATTGACCGCATGACCGCTGTCCTCCTCGCCTCTACCCTGCACTGCCCCGTCTGCGGGCATGACGAGGCGTTGCTGATGCCGACCGACGCCTGCGTCTTTTTTCACGAGTGCGCCGGATGCGGGACGCGGCTTCGCCCAAAGGCCGGCGACTGTTGTGTGTTTTGCTCCTACGGCACCGTCGTGTGCCC
Coding sequences:
- a CDS encoding aldo/keto reductase, with the translated sequence MQTRSLGHSGLQVSTLGLGCMGLSFGFGPPTDHADAIALLHAAVEQGVTFFDTAEAYGPFANESLLGEALAPYREQVIIATKFGFDIDPVTGENRGGVNSRPAHIRSSLEGSLRRLGVECIDLYYQHRVDPQVPIEEVAGTVRDLIAEGKVRFFGMSEAGASTIRRAHAVQPVAALQSEYSLWWREPEQSVFPVLEELGIGFVPFSPLGKGFLTGQIDHTTAFAPDDFRNRVPRFSADNRAANQRVVDLVRTFASAKGVTPAQIALAWVLAQRPWIVPIPGTTKRHRLEENLGAAQVVLSAEELRAMDEATRTLAVSGERYPEALQRLIDR
- a CDS encoding LysR family transcriptional regulator → MTDELDGLATFVALAETRGFRAAAEQLGISHSAVSQAIQRLEARLGAPLVRRSTRSVQLTEAGARYYAAARSALSAVREAAAAVSELGDTPQGTLRLHAASPAVMMMSEALLPAFLADHPAVRLELVVSESPVDLIAEGFDAGIQLGEVIEQDMIAVPVSGDLRMVVIGAPRYFEQHGTPRHPRDLLKHACLNWRASPTAAPYKWEFTEGGREFSVAVPARVLSTSSIVNRRLAVAGLGVTMAIDGHVRDELARGELVTVLDKFCEPFTGYALYYPQRKQASRALQALIDHVKRWRVAERRKRR